A single window of Cryptococcus tetragattii IND107 chromosome 4 map unlocalized Ctg04, whole genome shotgun sequence DNA harbors:
- a CDS encoding mitochondrial 54S ribosomal protein uL11m: MSKAVAAQIVKIIVPAGKAAPTPPVGPALGARGVKAMDFCKEFNAKTAHYQTSLPIPTMITINPDRTFSFATRTPPVSYLLKKTTGIDKGSGQGMKVKTGQVSLKHVYEIAKIKCMDEDLKAVGLERVARGIVGTARSLGLEVVP; encoded by the exons ATGTCGAAGGCAGTCGCTGCCCAAATAGTT AAAATTATCGTCCCTGCAGGCAAGGCTGCCCCCACACCACCCGTTGGTCCCGCTTTGGGTGCGCGAGGTGTAAAGGCCATGGACTTTTGCAAGGAATT CAACGCTAAGACAGCACATTATCAaacatctcttcccatccctaCAATGATCACCATCAACCCCGACCGAACGTTTTCATTCGCTACTCGAACCCCTCCGGTATCCTACCTTTTGAAAAAAACAACTGGCATTGACAAAGGTTCAGGACAAGGaatgaaggtgaagacggGCCAGGTCAGCTTGAAGCATGTGTATGAGATTGCAAAGATAAAATGTATGGATGAGGATTTAAAGGCAGTCGGGCTTGAGCGGGTTGCGAGAGGAATTGTGGGCACAGCGAGGAGTCTAGGATTAGAAGTTGTTCCTTAG
- a CDS encoding pre-mRNA-processing ATP-dependent RNA helicase PRP5 translates to MPRSPYRSSNRSYRSPSPVRYDRSHPSSSSRRLDDRKASRFDDGYSRDRERDRERDRDYRDRDRDYDRRRDRDRYRDDRDRRRRDDRDDKRREERDRDSDRKGESERRSPLPAIRLGPNVSSASPAPETEEEKKRKAKERLETWKRQRALKEGKSATPESKSPAPPPVTSGLPPKPTAFTLSRIGLPLKPTNPTPLKRSMTTLDDEDTSDRKLQKLDLPDFDPEVQSGDAAQVGSIGADLAVADGDEDDDTVVKKEEEKMDVDKKAEEEEEEDPLDAFMRDNVQQVVEVNKADAKRMGLRIAEDGSDDEDRGQVVEKDKLAEAEALLQQAAAKSRKKDLPPPDHSKIDYEPFRKAFYVPPVEVLEMDEEEAELMRLEMDGIKIRGQDAPKPVRNWGAFGLPQGCLDVIKHQGWETPTSIQAQAIPAIMSGRDVIGIAKTGSGKTVAFLLPMLRHVRDQRPVSGSEGPIAVVLSPTRELATQIYKECQPFLKVLNIRASCCVGGSSISEDIAAMKKGAEVVICTPGRMIDLLTANNGRVTNVRRTTYIVMDEADRMFDMGFEPQVMKIINNVRPNAQKVLFSATFPKTMESLARKILVKPLEITVGGRSVVAPEIDQRVEVRDGDTKFTRLLEILGEMGEEHKDEDDFRALIFVDRQENADDLFRELLQRGYVCASLHGGKEQVDRDEAIKNFKNGDVPIIVATSVAARGLDVKELKLVINYDAPNHMEDYVHRAGRTGRAGNKGTCITFITPEQERFSVDIVRALEASKAFIPDELKQMSDSFLGKIKSGKARAAGSGYSGKGLERIERRREEKDRAEKTTYGDTSEAVSLSSREGAVIPYKAKTNEFKPPETSHKGDADYTFTEIKVDIINGPAPDRVPSQPVFNPKNAVASLPAQTLAALEKAKKEGRGVDAANLANVVAKLTQSIELTKAEKLGLAAATSAPRLAPGARTKDPDATDWHAIFPINDYPQKARWKATNKEQMTLLQEVSGASITMRGRFYPPGEEPALGGEPKLSLLIESNDEMRVRAAVEEIRRVLVEGSVQALNAVDRAGASGGRYAV, encoded by the exons ATGCCTAGATCACCATATAGATCATCGAATAGGAGTTATCGTAGTCCCTCGCCCGTCCGGTATGACCGTTCTCACCCGAGCTCCTCTTCTAGACGTCTCGACGACCGAAAGGCCTCGAGGTTCGACGACGGCTACTCGAGGGACCGAGAGAGAGATAGGGAAAGGGATAGAGACTACAGGGATAGAGACAGGGATTATGATAGGAGGCGAGATAGGGACAGGTATCGTGACGACCGAGACAGACGGAGGAGAGATGATAGAGATGACAAGcggcgagaagagagagatcgGGATTCTGACCGCAAGGGAGAATCTGAACGAAGATCTCCTCTGCCCGCCATTCGTCTGGGACCGAATGTATCGTCAGCCTCACCAGCTCCGGAAaccgaagaggagaagaaacgaaaggcaaaggagagACTAGAAACTTGGAAGCGCCAGCGTGCCTTGAAGGAGGGCAAGTCTGCGACACCTGAGTCGAAGAGCCCTGCACCACCCCCCGTTACCT CCGGTCTGCCGCCCAAACCCACCGCCTTTACCCTCTCTCGTATTGGTCTTCCGCTCAAACCTACAAATCCAACGCCACTCAAACGTAGCATGACTACTCTTGACGACGAAGATACATCTGACCGCAAACTACAAAAGCTAGACCTACCTGATTTTGATCCTGAAGTCCAGTCAGGAGATGCGGCTCAGGTGGGCTCCATTGGCGCAGACTTGGCGGTGGCggatggcgatgaagatgatgatacgGTGGTtaaaaaggaggaggagaagatggatgtaGACAAgaaagcggaagaagaagaggaagaggaccCGTTGGATGCGTTCATGAGAGACAACGTGCAGCAGGTTGTGGAAGTGAACAAGGCGGACGCCAAGCGAATGGGGTTGCGGATTGCAGAGGATGGCagcgacgatgaagatCGGGGACAAgttgtggagaaggataagCTTGCCGAGGCGGAAGCATTGTTACA ACAAGCTGCGGCTAAATCACGCAAGAAGgatcttcctccccctgATCATTCCAAAATCGACTATGAACCTTTCCGCAAAGCTTTCTACGTACCCCCTGTTGAAGtattggagatggatgaggaagaggctgagtTAATGCGTTTAGAAATGGATGGTATTAAAATCCGAGGACAAGATGCTCCAAAGCCAGTTAGGAATTGGGGCGCATTTGGTCTGCCTCAAGGATG TCTTGATGTGATCAAGCACCAAGGTTGGGAAACACCCACTTCCATTCAAGCCCAGGCTATCCCAGCTATAATGTCTGGCCGAGACGTCATTGGTATTGCCAAAACCGGTTCCGGTAAGACTGTTGCTTTCCTCCTGCCAATGCTTCGTCACGTTCGCGACCAAAGGCCTGTGTCCGGTAGTGAAGGGCCGATTGCGGTTGTCTTGTCACCTACTAGGGAGTTGGCCACTCAGATCTATAAAGAGTGCCAGCCCTTTCTCAAGGTGCTCAACATTAGG GCTTCCTGCTGCGTCGGCGGTTCATCCATTAGTGAGGATATTGCTGctatgaagaagggtgcCGAAGTCGTTATCTGCACTCCTGGCCGAATGATCGACCTTCTTACCGCCAATAACGGCCGCGTCACAAATGTACGACGCACCACTTACATTGTTATGGATGAAGCGGACCGAATGTTTGATATGGGCTTCGAACCTCAAGTCATGAAAATTATCAATAATGTTAGACCGAACGCTCAGAAGGTTCTGTTCTCGGCGACATTCCCCAAGACAATGGAATCACTTGCGAGGAAAATATTGGTGAAGCCCTTGGAGATTACAGTCGGAGGCAGAAGTGTTGTTGCACCCGAAATTGACCAGCGTGTCGAAGTGCGTGATGGTGATACGAAGTTCACACGTTTGCTTGAAATCCTTGGTGAGATGGGCGAGGAGCAcaaggacgaagatgatttcCGAGCCCTTATCTTTGTCGACCGTCAAGAAAATGCAGATGATCTGTTTAGAGAGCTGCTACAGAGGGGTTATGTTTGTGCTTCATTGCATGGCGGTAAAGAGCAGGTCGATCGTGATGAAGCTATCAAAAACTTCAAGAATGGTGATGTGCCTATCATTGTGGCGACTTCTGTAGCGGCAAGAGGTTTGGATGTAAAAGAATTGAAGCTTGTCATT AACTATGACGCACCTAACCACATGGAAGATTATGTTCACCGTGCTGGCCGAACAGGTCGTGCCGGTAACAAAGGAACTTGTATAACATTCATCACGCCGGAGCAGGAAAGATTCTCCGTCGATATCGTACGAGCTTTAGAAGCGAGTAAGGCATTCATCCCCGATGAGCTGAAACAGATGTCGGATT CATTCCTTGGCAAGATCAAGTCTGGCAAAGCGCGAGCTGCCGGTAGTGGATACAGTGGTAAAGGCCTTGAGCGAATTGAACGCCGTCgggaggagaaagacaGAGCGGAAAAGACAACCTACGGTGATACGTCCGAAGCCGTGTCGCTCTCCTCGCGTGAGGGAGCTGTCATCCCCTACAAAGCCAAGACGAACGAGTTCAAGCCCCCAGAGACCTCTCACAAGGGTGATGCCGACTATACATTCACAGAAATTAAGGTTGATATCATCAATGGTCCTGCGCCTGACCGCGTTCCCTCTCAACCTGTATTTAACCCGAAGAACGCCGTGGCCTCTCTGCCAGCACAGACATTGGCCGCACTggagaaggcaaagaaggagggcCGAGGCGTAGATGCGGCGAATCTGGCCAATGTGGTGGCCAAACTTACTCAATCTATCGAACTCACCAAAGCCGAGAAACTTGGCCTGGCGGCAGCCACCTCTGCACCTCGTCTTGCTCCTGGCGCGAGAACGAAAGATCCCGACGCCACCGACTGGCACGCTATTTTCCCCATCAATGATTACCCTCAAAAGGCTCGTTGGAAGGCGACGAATAAGGAGCAGATGACCTTGCTACAAGAAGTCTCAGGAGCAAGTATTACAATGCGAGGCAGATTTTACCCGCCTGGGGAGGAGCCTGCGTTGGGTGGTGAACCCAAGCTGAGTTTGTTGATAGAGAGCAACGACGAAATGAGAGTGAGGGCTGCTGTAGAGGAAATTCGAAGGGTGCTGGTAGAAGGATCAGTACAAGCGCTTAATGCGGTCGATAGGGCGGGTGCGAGTGGTGGAAGGTACGCTGTGTAG